The Halomonas qaidamensis genome includes the window ATTTACTAGTAGGTTCGTTCTCTAAGATGATGTTTCCCGGCCTGCGGCTTGGCTACTTGGTAGTGCCACACCACTTGGCAGGCCCGATGAATCGCTTGCGCAGCGAGTTATTTCGCGAAGGCCGTATGCTTGAACAAGCGGTATTGGCACAGTTTATGTTTGATGGTGATTTAGATGCCTGGTGCCGCCGTATTCAGCGCGACTATTTAGGCCGCCAGCAGGTGCTTCATGACCAACTCAGCTCACTGCCCAAGGTAAGCAATGTGTCTCCCCCGACTAGCGCAATTAGCTTGTGCGTTGAGTTTGCACCAGGGGTTAATGATGTGGCACTTGCCCAAGCACTGCTCAAAGAACACTTCATTGTTCGTCCGCTAAGCACGGTATGCACTAAGACAGATCCACGCGTTGGCTTGGTAATGGGCGTGGGCATGCTATCAGGGGTAACATTAGTGCGTGAAGCACAGCGGCTGCGCCGCTGTTTAGAGTTACTGCTGCGTTAAGCGCAAGGTTTAGAAAGTATTAGTGGCACGCTTTAGGTCTATTGATAAAAGCGCAGCCGCAAAAACGTCTTCACTAGAACTCATTTATAAGAGCTTATTTATAAGAGCTTATTTATAAAAACTTATTCACAAGGATTTTGTCATGCGTCGCCCTGTTGATAATTCTATCGATAAGCGTTTTAGGGTCAGGTTCTCGTTACCCTTCACGGCACTCCGCCTATTGATAGCGCTGAGCGCCATACTCGTTGTTTCAGGCTGCGCAACCTTTGCTCCTAGCCCGCCTGAAGATCAGAGCAATATTTGTGAAATCTTTCGTGAGCAGCCGAGCTGGTATGACTATGCTCGGGAATCAGAAGAGAAATGGGGCACGCCTATTGCCACGCAGATGGCGTTTATTCAGCAGGAATCTTCATTTCGCAGCCATGTGCGCCCAGACCGCAAATATTACCTGGGCTTTATTCCCGGCCCCCGTCCTTCTTCAGCTAAAGGTTATGCCCAGGCCCAAGACCCAGTATGGGGAGAGTACCGTGACCAAGCAGGCAGTTTGATGGCACGGCGTACGCATATGAAGCACGCCACTGATTTTATTGGTTGGTATAATCGCCGTTCTCAGCAACAGGCGGGCATTTCGCTAAGTAATCCTGAACACCTTTATTACGCTTACCATGAAGGCGCAGGGGGTTATCAGCGAGGCTCCTACCGCAGTAAACCCCACGTACTGCGTGCAGGCAGCCAAGTGGCAGCCCGCGCTAACCGTTATCAAGCGCAGCTCAACGCTTGCGAAGCAGAGTTTCAGTGCCGCAAGTTTTATCAAGTCTGGCCGTTTTGTCGTAGTTAAGAGGCTCACTCATAGCACTACTAAGTGGCGTGTAAGTGACATGGCTAATAAGTGGCACGGCATTAGTAAGCGTTGTGTTTTTGACAACACTACTTTCTGGCGTGGTAATAGTTGGCATGGTGAAACAATAACGGTAGCCATGCCAATGATGTCAGAACGCCTTACCGGGCGTAGCGCAGCTAATTATCTTACAGGGAGCATCCCCAATGTTTCGGAAACGATGCGGAACGCTTGTCTTGAAATAATAAGACTCCCCCGGCCCTAAACGTCTAGCAGTGCTCCCAACAATAACTTCGATCTCGCCTTCTACTACAAAGCCAGCCTCTTCACCATAGTGAGTAATCATAGCCTGGCCAGTGTCAGCGCCCGGCAAATATTGTTCGACCATAAACGCCAATGCACGGTTGGGCCGATTTGCTCCGACCAGCTTGAAGGAAATATCACCGGATGCGATATCAACCAAGTCATCCGCCGAATAGAAAATCTGCTCCTGGCTATCAAGATCCATCGTAAAAAAATCACCAACGCTCATAGAGAAAGCGTTTAGGATTTTCTTCAGAGAACTGACTGATGGGCTAACTTTTCCTTGCTCTATAAGCGAAAGGCTTGAGTGAGTGACCCCACACAGCTTTGCCAGTTCACGCTGCGAAATTCCTCGCTGTTTGCGCAAGGAGCGCAAGCTCGCACCCACGTCATCCGACATGCCTTTTTCACTCCCTATTAATAAGTGAATTAATTTAAATCAGTGAATTACGTTGACGGTTTATTGACGGGCACATAATAGCGCAAAAAAAACCCCACGGCTGTGGGGCAATCTCTCAATTAACGTGGTGTTTTGAAAAATAGGTATCTTAATCAGCCTCAGCCATCATACTCCGCTCAGGCGCTACGGGCACCGGCCAACCCTGCGTCGTTACCCGCCGTTTGAGGGTCGTCTTCATAGGCGATACGGAAGCCGGTAAAACCATAAAGAAGAGCAAACATCGGACTCAGCAACGCCAGAAAGGCGTAGGGCGCATAGCTAAAGGCACTGACCCCAAGCGTGGCAAACATAAAGGCACCGCAGGTATTCCAGGGCACCAATGGTGATGTCATGGTGCCTGCATCTTCTACCGTGCGAGACAGGTTTTTCAGCTTGAGCGAACGGCGCCTGTACTCGTTGGCATACATACGGGCAGGCAGAATAATACTCAGATACTGATCGCAACCCACGACGTTAGCGGCCATTGATGTTGCTACCGTTGTAGCAATCAGGCTGCCAGTAGTCTTAGCCAGTTTAAGCAGACTCTCAACAATCGTGCGAAAGAACCCTGCCGACTCAAGAATTCCGCCAAAGCTCATCGCGATAATGATTAGCGAAACCGTCCACATCATGGCGCTGACACCGCCGTTGGTCAGCAGCTCGTCTACCGTCACGTTTCCAGTATCGACCGCGTAGCCTTCCACAAAAATAGTGAAGCTATCGCCTAAAGGCACGTCCTGAACCACAATCGCGCAGACAATCCCCATCAATGAGCCTACAGAAAGCGCAGGAATGGCGGGTACTTTCTTAATCATCATCACGATAACCGCCGCTGGTACCAGCAGCAGCCAGGGGCTGATGATAAACAACTCATTGAGACTCTGCTGCAACTCGGCTACTTGTGTTGCGCCATCACCAGAAGGCGTCATGTTCAAGCCGATGATAGTATAAAGCACCAAAGCAACTGCTAGCGCAGGGACCGTGGTGTAAAGCATATAGCGAATGTGTTCAAACAGATCAACGCCAACCACACCTGGCGCCATATTGGTGGTTTCAGAAAGCGGAGAAATTTTGTCGCCAAAATAAACGCCTGAGATCACGGCTCCCGCGACCATTGCGGGATTAAGGCC containing:
- a CDS encoding transglycosylase SLT domain-containing protein, coding for MRRPVDNSIDKRFRVRFSLPFTALRLLIALSAILVVSGCATFAPSPPEDQSNICEIFREQPSWYDYARESEEKWGTPIATQMAFIQQESSFRSHVRPDRKYYLGFIPGPRPSSAKGYAQAQDPVWGEYRDQAGSLMARRTHMKHATDFIGWYNRRSQQQAGISLSNPEHLYYAYHEGAGGYQRGSYRSKPHVLRAGSQVAARANRYQAQLNACEAEFQCRKFYQVWPFCRS
- a CDS encoding cupin domain-containing protein, whose product is MSDDVGASLRSLRKQRGISQRELAKLCGVTHSSLSLIEQGKVSPSVSSLKKILNAFSMSVGDFFTMDLDSQEQIFYSADDLVDIASGDISFKLVGANRPNRALAFMVEQYLPGADTGQAMITHYGEEAGFVVEGEIEVIVGSTARRLGPGESYYFKTSVPHRFRNIGDAPCKIISCATPGKAF
- the nhaC gene encoding Na+/H+ antiporter NhaC, which translates into the protein MVLADLQNGFLRGYIATNTNNKQMLSEDIMSTDTTAKDDQETPRPSLKATMIPIVFMAASLGVFIGYFETDPHLPLFLSAIVATVVAIATGSRWKQLEAGIMRSIGLTTQAIVILIIIGTIIGYWIAGGIVPTMIYYGLSILAPDYFLVAACLICCLVSLAGGNAWTAAGTIGIALMGVGEGLGLNPAMVAGAVISGVYFGDKISPLSETTNMAPGVVGVDLFEHIRYMLYTTVPALAVALVLYTIIGLNMTPSGDGATQVAELQQSLNELFIISPWLLLVPAAVIVMMIKKVPAIPALSVGSLMGIVCAIVVQDVPLGDSFTIFVEGYAVDTGNVTVDELLTNGGVSAMMWTVSLIIIAMSFGGILESAGFFRTIVESLLKLAKTTGSLIATTVATSMAANVVGCDQYLSIILPARMYANEYRRRSLKLKNLSRTVEDAGTMTSPLVPWNTCGAFMFATLGVSAFSYAPYAFLALLSPMFALLYGFTGFRIAYEDDPQTAGNDAGLAGARSA